The genomic interval CCTAGGATGACGACCACGGCGGCCAAGACCAGCCAGAGCAGGGGCTGTATGAAGGCGAACTTGTAGCTAACTGCTACCACCGTGGCTAGCAACAGCGTGGGCAAATCGGTGAGCCTCAGCATAGCCCTGCTACTCCTGCCCAGCAGTACGAGCGTCAGCGCCCCCGCGAGCACGCTAGCCACGGGGAGGAATACTAGGAGCGCGAAGACCAAGGCTCCCTGTATGCCGCCCAAGAACAAGCCCGTCAAAGCGGAGACGGCTAGCAGTCCGAGCCACAGCAGAACCACGCTAGACAAGAGCGCCACGATTACTATAGCCACGTACTCCGCCACAGCCCCCACCAAGTAGCCTACGAGCATCTGCCTGAACATCGCGTTTAGGACGGCGGAGACGAAGCTGAACAGGGGTACAACGACGCTCCTAGACTCTCCCCCCACCCTTATCAGGCGAACCGCCCCCGTGATTGCCCCGCCCAAGTACACCAAGAGGAATACGAAGACGGCTAGCAAGGCGGGTATCAGCGTGTAGCTAGCCAAGTCCAGCAGGAAGTTGAACAGCGCGACGACCACGTCCTTCTCCTCCATCAACCCCCAAAGCCCGCCCGCCCCCGACGCGGCGAAGCCCCTAGCCCACGTAATCAGGTAGGCTAGGAGCCCCGTCAAGCCCAGAGCCGCCACCATGTTCAGCGTTGCCTCCGTCATCCGCGAGAAGTAGTCGTACGTGCTCAGCACGCCCGGGTACAACGCCCGGTAGAGCGCGAGCTTCCAGCCCTTCGTGGCACCGCTAACAGCCTCCTTAGCCTTGCCGACCGCGGCGACCGCGGCGGGAGCCTTCTCCTTGAGCGCGGGGTACAGCCTCGGCGCGTACTCTTTCAGCATCCTGTCCACAGCCTCCGTGACGGCGGCGGCTCCGTACCTCTTGCTGAGCTCAGCCGTTAGCCTCTGAACCGCGAGCTTGTCCTCTTGGGGTAGCTCCACCTCGTATACCTTTTCGCCGGCTACGACTACGTACTCCTTACCCTCCTTCGTGATTATCGAGACGTCGCCCTCCGGAGTCTTCGCCACCGCGGCTATGTCCTCCTTTTTAAGCGGGGGCAGTGTCTCCAAGGGCTTACCGTGAACCATGACCCAAGCGCGCGTCTTCATCATGCCGCGGACGGCGTCCCTAATCTTGTCCATGACCTCGGCGACCTGTCTCTCGTGCTCCTCCTTAGCCTTTGCAACCTCCTCCTCGCCCGGGTACTCCTCTATCTCCACCTCCACCTCGGGCGCCTCCTCGATTTCCGCCTCGGGTATCTCCTCGATTTCGACCTCGACGGGCTCCGGCACCTCCTCCGCGGGCAGAACGCCCATCCGCCTAAGCTCCTCCTCGGAGTAGCCCAGCTGTTTGAGGTACTCGGAAGCCTCGTACTCCTTGACCTCTACAGGCTTCTTCCTCTCCTCAGCCACGGTTAAAGAAGCGGTCTACCGCCTATATAACCTTTGACGGGGGGAGAGAAAAAAAGACCCTTTTTAAGGCTTGGTCAGGTTCACCGGGCTTACCGGGGGAGCTAGGGGCTTGATTATCGCGGGGACTCCGGCGGAGACCACGAGGGCTAAGACGTTGATTAGCAGGATGATGCCGGAGACCTGCGGGTACCTCCTGCTCAGGGCTACCCCGGCGATGCTCCCCAGCATCATGGGTAGCTCTATGCCTCCGAGAGCCATCCTGAAAGCGCTGGGTATGAGTAGCACCAAGAGTAGCGTGTTGAGCAGGGCGAAGAGGAGCCTGATAGCCTTAGCGGTTCTAACAGCCTCGTCCGGCCTCATGCCACCACCCCCTTCACCTTCTCGGCTACCTTTTCGGGTATCTCGACGGTGACGCCCGAGCCGGAGTACCATACCGCGTAGACGAATATCGCTAGGAGCAGTAGCTCCACGGGTAGCATGCCGTACGCGATGCCGGCTAACGCGGTGTTGTATATGCCGTGGGCTACCACCATTGCCCAGATGTCTCCCCGGGCGAAGAACCACATCGTCAGCGTGGCGATGCCTATCAAGGCGATAATCACGGGGGCTTGTAGACCGTACTGCATCCTGCTGGGCACGTGCATGAAGAGGAACCAAGTGGTGGCTATGACTGTGGCTAGCCTATGGCTACTGTTAGCCAGTACGTTGTAGTAGGTGGCGGCTCTCCACATCTCCTCCGAGACAGCCACGACGAACAACATGATGAAAGCCCAGAACTGAGCCTCCAGCCCGCCCGAGCTAGCCGCGGGGGCTATACCCGTGTAGAGCAGGGTGCCGTTGTAGCCTCCCAAGGGCTCAAGCCTCCCCTGCAGGAAGAGGTTGGTGAGCAGGGAGAGGACTAGGACGACTATGAAGGCGGC from Thermofilum pendens Hrk 5 carries:
- a CDS encoding CPBP family glutamic-type intramembrane protease, with protein sequence MRAGSYKVALVHYTAIAVAGILLAYVALRAFLLLGILYVIGAVGGLIVSLVVGALAGAIPGRGEAKPNNPWTLVMPVALNAAILFSLVSYGYSNLALMGTSMVVLFLANRGFKPPEPDMARGVIGGFAAFIVVLVLSLLTNLFLQGRLEPLGGYNGTLLYTGIAPAASSGGLEAQFWAFIMLFVVAVSEEMWRAATYYNVLANSSHRLATVIATTWFLFMHVPSRMQYGLQAPVIIALIGIATLTMWFFARGDIWAMVVAHGIYNTALAGIAYGMLPVELLLLAIFVYAVWYSGSGVTVEIPEKVAEKVKGVVA